A part of Longimicrobiaceae bacterium genomic DNA contains:
- the asnS gene encoding asparagine--tRNA ligase → MPRTLIADLLQGKVEPGNQVTVKGWVRTRRDSKAGISFVNVHDGSSFDAIQVVAGGDLPNYASEVQRLTAGCSVAVTGELVPTPGRPQPVEVKATSVEVLGWVDDPETYPIQPKQHSFEFLREVAHLRPRTNTFGAVTRLRHTLAMAVHRFFDERRFLWIHTPIITTSDAEGAGQMFRVSTLDLVNLPRTPEGEVDFSQDFFGQSASLTVSGQLNVEAYCQALSNVYTFGPTFRAENSNTSRHLAEFWMVEPEIAFADLHDDADLAEDFLKYIFRVVLEERADDMKFFDERIQKGVVERLERFVESSFERMSYTEAVDALQKSGRKWEFPVEWGLDLQSEHERWLTEEHVGRPVVVMNYPKEIKSFYMRLNDDGRTVAAMDVLAPGIGEIIGGSQREERLDVLDARMEEMGLPKEPYWWYRDLRRYGTVPHAGFGLGFERTIMYASGMQNIRDVIPFPRTPGSAEF, encoded by the coding sequence ATGCCGCGTACGCTGATCGCAGACCTCCTGCAGGGAAAGGTCGAGCCGGGCAACCAGGTCACGGTGAAGGGATGGGTCCGCACCCGCCGCGACTCCAAGGCGGGGATCTCCTTCGTCAACGTCCACGACGGGTCGTCCTTCGACGCGATCCAGGTGGTGGCCGGGGGCGACCTCCCCAACTACGCGAGCGAGGTGCAGCGCCTCACCGCGGGCTGCTCCGTGGCCGTGACGGGGGAGCTGGTCCCCACGCCGGGGCGGCCGCAGCCGGTGGAGGTGAAGGCCACCTCCGTAGAGGTGCTGGGGTGGGTGGACGACCCCGAGACCTACCCCATCCAGCCCAAGCAGCACTCCTTCGAGTTCCTGCGCGAGGTGGCGCACCTCCGGCCGCGCACCAACACCTTCGGCGCCGTCACGCGGCTGCGGCACACGCTCGCCATGGCGGTGCACCGCTTCTTCGACGAGCGGCGGTTCCTCTGGATCCACACCCCCATCATCACCACCAGCGACGCCGAGGGCGCGGGGCAGATGTTCCGCGTCTCCACGCTGGACCTGGTGAACCTCCCGCGCACGCCGGAGGGCGAGGTGGACTTCTCGCAGGACTTCTTCGGCCAGTCCGCCAGCCTCACGGTTTCCGGGCAGCTCAACGTGGAGGCGTACTGCCAGGCGCTCTCCAACGTGTACACCTTCGGCCCCACCTTCCGCGCCGAGAACTCCAACACCTCGCGCCACCTGGCCGAGTTCTGGATGGTGGAGCCGGAGATCGCCTTCGCCGACCTCCACGACGACGCCGACCTGGCCGAGGACTTCCTGAAGTACATCTTCAGAGTGGTTCTGGAGGAGCGCGCGGACGACATGAAGTTCTTCGACGAACGCATCCAGAAGGGCGTGGTCGAGCGGCTGGAGCGCTTCGTGGAGTCCAGCTTCGAGCGGATGAGCTACACCGAGGCCGTGGACGCGCTGCAGAAGTCCGGGAGGAAGTGGGAGTTCCCGGTGGAGTGGGGGCTGGACCTGCAGTCCGAGCACGAGCGCTGGCTCACCGAGGAGCACGTCGGCCGGCCGGTGGTGGTGATGAACTATCCCAAGGAGATCAAGTCGTTCTACATGCGCCTGAACGACGACGGCCGCACCGTGGCCGCCATGGACGTCCTCGCCCCCGGGATCGGCGAGATCATCGGCGGCTCCCAGCGCGAGGAGCGGCTGGACGTGCTGGACGCCCGCATGGAAGAGATGGGGCTCCCGAAGGAGCCGTACTGGTGGTACCGCGACCTGCGCCGCTACGGCACCGTCCCGCACGCCGGGTTCGGGCTGGGGTTCGAGCGCACCATCATGTACGCGTCCGGGATGCAGAACATCCGCGACGTGATCCCGTTCCCCAGGACTCCCGGCTCGGCGGAGTTCTGA